A DNA window from Clavibacter sepedonicus contains the following coding sequences:
- a CDS encoding tetratricopeptide repeat protein, protein MDHDDWDARVAAFWAAADDERADETVAGMRALVAERPDGDPRGLFELACAHDYVGQEVEAVPLYRAALDGGLDPEHRPLAVIQLASSPRNVGEPAEAVALLEALPDDDDAVGRDAFLALALHDAGRPTEALALALRRLAPTVPGYGRAIAAYADELAVRDHAEG, encoded by the coding sequence ATGGACCACGACGACTGGGACGCCCGGGTCGCCGCCTTCTGGGCGGCCGCCGACGACGAGCGCGCGGACGAGACCGTCGCCGGCATGCGCGCCCTGGTCGCCGAGCGGCCCGACGGAGATCCGCGCGGCCTCTTCGAGCTCGCCTGCGCGCACGACTACGTGGGCCAGGAGGTGGAGGCCGTGCCGCTGTATCGAGCCGCGCTCGACGGCGGGCTGGATCCCGAGCACCGACCGCTCGCGGTGATCCAGCTCGCGAGCTCGCCGCGCAACGTCGGCGAGCCCGCGGAGGCCGTCGCCCTGCTCGAGGCCCTGCCGGACGACGACGACGCGGTCGGGCGCGACGCCTTCCTCGCCCTCGCGCTGCACGACGCCGGGCGGCCGACGGAGGCGCTGGCCCTCGCGCTGCGGCGGCTCGCGCCGACCGTTCCCGGCTACGGACGCGCCATCGCGGCGTACGCGGACGAGCTCGCGGTGCGCGATCACGCGGAGGGCTGA
- a CDS encoding carbohydrate ABC transporter permease, producing the protein MAIRESSLDEQRPAADPAHPEGGVATTPPSAVRARRRGLGWSGRLEVLILVGPALLFFVGFVIYPVVMAAYYGFFSWQGFGPPTVFVGFRNYITILQDPTFHEALMHNAVIAILVALLLNRKLRGQSIIRVLIFVPYVISEVVVGTGWSLMLQGSGALNGFLANIGLADLQQDWLANPDIAIWSLMTIITWKYIGFAVILFLAGLQGIPEELSEAAAIDGASYWQIQRRITLPLLAPTLRIWAFLSIIGSLQLFDLVYIIWGQYISATAGTSTMATYLVANGRGSGNYGYGNAVAVVLFLISLVVALIYQRFVLNRDTAGALTGAERKKK; encoded by the coding sequence ATGGCTATCCGCGAGAGCTCGCTCGACGAGCAGCGTCCCGCGGCTGATCCTGCACACCCCGAGGGCGGCGTCGCGACGACGCCGCCCTCGGCGGTTCGTGCGCGACGCCGCGGCCTCGGCTGGTCCGGTCGCCTCGAGGTCCTGATCCTCGTCGGCCCGGCCCTCCTCTTCTTCGTGGGCTTCGTCATCTACCCCGTGGTGATGGCGGCCTACTACGGCTTCTTCAGCTGGCAGGGCTTCGGCCCGCCCACCGTGTTCGTGGGCTTCCGGAACTACATCACGATCCTCCAGGACCCCACGTTCCACGAGGCGCTGATGCACAACGCCGTCATCGCGATCCTCGTGGCGCTCCTGCTCAACCGGAAGCTGCGCGGCCAGTCGATCATCCGCGTGCTGATCTTCGTGCCGTACGTGATCTCCGAGGTCGTCGTCGGCACCGGCTGGAGCCTCATGCTCCAGGGCTCCGGCGCGCTCAACGGCTTCCTCGCGAACATCGGCCTGGCCGACCTCCAGCAGGACTGGCTCGCCAACCCCGACATCGCGATCTGGTCGCTCATGACGATCATCACGTGGAAGTACATCGGCTTCGCGGTGATCCTCTTCCTCGCCGGCCTCCAGGGCATCCCCGAGGAGCTCTCCGAGGCGGCCGCCATCGACGGCGCGTCCTACTGGCAGATCCAGCGGCGCATCACGCTGCCGCTGCTCGCGCCGACGCTGCGCATCTGGGCGTTCCTGTCGATCATCGGCTCGCTGCAGCTGTTCGACCTCGTCTACATCATCTGGGGCCAGTACATCTCGGCCACCGCGGGCACCTCGACCATGGCCACGTACCTCGTGGCGAACGGGCGCGGATCCGGCAACTACGGGTACGGCAACGCCGTCGCCGTGGTGCTGTTCCTCATCTCCCTGGTCGTCGCGCTCATCTACCAGCGGTTCGTGCTCAACCGCGACACCGCCGGCGCCCTCACGGGTGCGGAAAGGAAGAAGAAGTGA
- a CDS encoding LacI family DNA-binding transcriptional regulator yields MSRRPTIHDVAAAAGVSVSTVSKAVNGRYGISAETSRRVMEVVERLGYESSLVASSMRSHRTGVIGVLVAGFEPFSAEILKGVGAALRASPYDLLAYSGSRQVDNTGWERRSLSRLSGTLIDGAIMVTPTVVTASTEIPVVSIDPHTGPADLPSVESDSLGGALQATRHLLELGHRRIGFLAGRPDLRSATLRETGYRRALQEAGIAFDPALVRSGFFLTAPAREPARALLSMSDRPTAIFAANDLSGIAILQVAAELGIRVPEDLSVIGFDDIPEASQITPSLTTIRQPMQRLGTTAVDLLMSLMAGTEPDAMRVQLPTRLVRRATTGPPPARSR; encoded by the coding sequence ATGTCCCGCCGCCCCACCATCCACGACGTCGCCGCTGCCGCCGGCGTCTCGGTGTCGACCGTGTCCAAGGCGGTGAACGGGCGGTACGGCATATCGGCCGAGACGTCGCGCCGCGTGATGGAGGTCGTCGAGCGCCTCGGCTACGAGTCGAGCCTCGTCGCGAGCAGCATGCGCTCCCACCGCACAGGCGTGATCGGCGTGCTGGTGGCGGGCTTCGAGCCGTTCAGCGCCGAGATCCTGAAGGGCGTGGGCGCGGCGCTCCGGGCGTCGCCGTACGACCTGCTGGCCTACAGCGGATCCCGGCAGGTGGACAACACGGGCTGGGAGCGCCGGTCGCTCAGCCGGCTGAGCGGCACCCTCATCGACGGCGCGATCATGGTGACGCCCACGGTCGTGACGGCGTCGACCGAGATCCCCGTCGTCTCCATCGACCCGCACACGGGGCCCGCCGACCTCCCGAGCGTCGAGTCCGACAGCCTCGGCGGCGCGCTCCAGGCGACCCGGCACCTCCTCGAGCTCGGGCACCGGCGGATCGGCTTCCTCGCGGGCCGCCCCGACCTCCGATCCGCGACCCTCCGCGAGACCGGCTACCGTCGCGCGCTGCAGGAGGCGGGCATCGCGTTCGACCCGGCCCTCGTGCGCTCTGGGTTCTTCCTGACGGCGCCCGCGCGGGAGCCGGCGCGCGCCCTCCTCTCGATGTCGGACCGGCCGACCGCGATCTTCGCCGCCAACGACCTCTCGGGCATCGCCATCCTCCAGGTGGCGGCCGAGCTCGGGATCCGCGTGCCGGAGGACCTCTCCGTCATCGGCTTCGACGACATCCCGGAGGCCTCGCAGATCACGCCCTCGCTCACCACCATCCGCCAGCCCATGCAGCGCCTCGGCACCACCGCGGTGGACCTCCTCATGTCGCTGATGGCCGGCACCGAGCCCGACGCGATGCGCGTGCAGCTGCCGACGCGGCTGGTGCGCCGGGCGACGACGGGGCCGCCGCCGGCGCGGTCGCGCTGA
- a CDS encoding MFS transporter, protein MSDPAAQADVPDVPAMSDADAAVVAARWKRNATLFLSGQTVSLFGSMLVQYAVMWYVTFETRSGLAIALYAVCAFLPQGIVSIFGGTLADRMNRRVLVIVSDSTIAIVTVALALLMMNGVTDLWIILLAVAVRSVGAGFQTPAVQAMIPQIVPPEQLLRINGIFGTIQSAMALLAPAAAGAVYAAYGLVPLFFVDAITAAIGIAFLLSVAVPTLASIADKTSTYREDLVEGIRYIGGNPVVRWLLVLFAIIFLLTVAPSFITPLLVARTYGTEVWMVTVLEIAFSVGMLGGGALVSTLFAKSDRMTLILVSCFGFAIFTAGLGLSPNLWVFYGFMFAIGLFVPLFSAPFMTLVQETVAPEMHGRVFSYVGIVMALATPIGAVAFGPLADVFSVQTLLVAAGIITVVVITVAISLPSGRAAIRIAREKKVEADAVETAVSDASPTVEDPPRTTPVA, encoded by the coding sequence ATGAGCGACCCGGCAGCGCAGGCCGACGTGCCCGACGTGCCCGCGATGAGCGACGCCGACGCGGCCGTGGTCGCCGCCCGCTGGAAGCGCAACGCGACCCTGTTCCTCAGCGGCCAGACCGTCTCGCTGTTCGGCTCGATGCTCGTCCAGTACGCGGTCATGTGGTACGTCACGTTCGAGACCCGCTCGGGCCTCGCGATCGCGCTCTACGCGGTCTGCGCGTTCCTCCCGCAGGGCATCGTCTCGATCTTCGGCGGCACGCTCGCCGACCGCATGAACCGCCGCGTGCTCGTGATCGTCTCCGACAGCACCATCGCGATCGTCACGGTCGCGCTCGCCCTGCTGATGATGAACGGGGTCACCGACCTCTGGATCATCCTGCTCGCGGTGGCCGTGCGCTCCGTCGGCGCCGGGTTCCAGACGCCCGCGGTGCAGGCGATGATCCCGCAGATCGTGCCGCCGGAGCAGCTGCTGCGGATCAACGGCATCTTCGGCACCATCCAGTCGGCCATGGCCCTGCTCGCGCCGGCCGCCGCGGGCGCGGTCTACGCCGCCTACGGCCTCGTGCCGCTCTTCTTCGTCGACGCGATCACGGCCGCCATCGGCATCGCGTTCCTGCTCTCGGTCGCGGTGCCGACGCTCGCGTCCATCGCCGACAAGACGTCGACGTACCGCGAGGACCTCGTCGAGGGGATCCGCTACATCGGCGGCAACCCGGTCGTCCGCTGGCTGCTGGTTCTCTTCGCGATCATCTTCCTGCTCACGGTGGCACCGTCGTTCATCACGCCGCTGCTCGTCGCGCGCACCTACGGCACCGAGGTGTGGATGGTGACGGTGCTCGAGATCGCCTTCAGCGTCGGCATGCTCGGGGGAGGCGCGCTCGTGTCGACGCTGTTCGCGAAGTCCGACCGCATGACGCTGATCCTCGTGAGCTGCTTCGGCTTCGCGATCTTCACCGCCGGCCTCGGCCTGAGCCCCAACCTCTGGGTGTTCTACGGCTTCATGTTCGCAATCGGCCTGTTCGTGCCGCTGTTCTCGGCGCCGTTCATGACGCTCGTGCAAGAGACCGTCGCGCCCGAGATGCACGGCCGCGTCTTCAGCTACGTCGGGATCGTCATGGCGCTCGCGACCCCGATCGGCGCGGTCGCCTTCGGCCCGCTCGCCGACGTCTTCAGCGTGCAGACGCTGCTGGTCGCGGCGGGGATCATCACGGTCGTCGTGATCACGGTCGCCATCTCCCTGCCGTCCGGCCGCGCCGCGATCCGGATCGCCCGGGAGAAGAAAGTGGAGGCGGATGCGGTGGAAACTGCGGTTTCCGATGCCTCGCCCACCGTAGAAGACCCTCCGCGTACGACCCCCGTTGCCTAG
- a CDS encoding extracellular solute-binding protein encodes MKARKILTGSAALLVGALALTGCSGSGSGSGDDGGPVEMTLWQNSTTGPGKAFWEKVTADFNAANPGVTVTATSIQNEDLDGKLQTALNSGDAPDIFLQRGGGKLAATVAAGQIMDITDGISADVKGQISQGAFDANSIDGKAYAMPVAVLPSGIFYSQDLFTAAGITETPKTMDELDAAVDKLKATGVAPIALGAKDAWPAAHWYFNFALRECSSATLEKAATDKDFSDDCWIKAGQDVEDLVGTNPFNDGFLTTAAQQGAGSSAGLIANKKAAMELMGAWDPGVIAGLTPDQKPLADLSWFPFPEISGGKGEPGSIMGGIDGYSCSAQAPKQCVDFLNYIGTADVQKEYYAAFNAPPVNTEAQTAVTEPYLKEILAAYNDAPYVSQWLDTVYGLNVGNAMNVGVVDLMAGDGSPEKLIQTVGDAAKKA; translated from the coding sequence ATGAAGGCACGGAAGATCCTCACGGGATCCGCGGCCCTGCTCGTGGGGGCCCTCGCCCTCACCGGCTGCAGCGGCAGCGGTTCCGGCAGCGGCGACGACGGCGGCCCCGTCGAGATGACGCTGTGGCAGAACTCCACCACCGGCCCGGGCAAGGCGTTCTGGGAGAAGGTCACGGCCGACTTCAACGCCGCGAACCCCGGCGTCACCGTGACGGCCACCTCGATCCAGAACGAGGACCTCGACGGCAAGCTCCAGACCGCCCTGAACTCCGGCGACGCGCCCGACATCTTCCTGCAGCGCGGCGGCGGCAAGCTCGCCGCCACGGTCGCGGCAGGGCAGATCATGGACATCACCGACGGCATCTCCGCCGACGTAAAGGGCCAGATCTCGCAGGGCGCGTTCGACGCGAACTCGATCGACGGCAAGGCGTACGCCATGCCGGTCGCCGTGCTCCCCAGCGGCATCTTCTACAGCCAGGACCTCTTCACCGCGGCCGGCATCACGGAGACGCCGAAGACGATGGACGAGCTGGACGCGGCCGTCGACAAGCTCAAGGCCACGGGCGTCGCCCCCATCGCGCTCGGCGCGAAGGACGCCTGGCCCGCCGCGCACTGGTACTTCAACTTCGCGCTCCGCGAGTGCAGCTCCGCCACGCTCGAGAAGGCCGCCACGGACAAGGACTTCAGCGACGACTGCTGGATCAAGGCGGGCCAGGACGTCGAGGACCTCGTGGGCACGAACCCCTTCAACGACGGCTTCCTCACCACCGCCGCGCAGCAGGGCGCCGGCTCCTCGGCCGGCCTCATCGCCAACAAGAAGGCCGCCATGGAGCTCATGGGCGCCTGGGACCCGGGAGTCATCGCGGGCCTGACCCCCGACCAGAAGCCGCTGGCCGACCTGTCCTGGTTCCCCTTCCCCGAGATCTCCGGCGGCAAGGGCGAGCCCGGCTCCATCATGGGCGGCATCGACGGGTACTCCTGCTCCGCGCAGGCCCCGAAGCAGTGCGTCGACTTCCTCAACTACATCGGCACCGCCGACGTGCAGAAGGAGTACTACGCGGCCTTCAACGCCCCGCCCGTGAACACCGAGGCGCAGACCGCGGTGACCGAGCCGTACCTGAAGGAGATCCTCGCGGCGTACAACGACGCGCCCTACGTCTCCCAGTGGCTCGACACGGTCTACGGCCTGAACGTCGGCAACGCGATGAACGTCGGCGTGGTCGACCTCATGGCCGGCGATGGCAGCCCGGAGAAGCTCATCCAGACCGTCGGCGACGCGGCCAAGAAGGCCTAG